Proteins encoded within one genomic window of Brachybacterium muris:
- a CDS encoding AAA family ATPase, with product MPAGASGPHRGGYWPPSARSAVPKSKIRWLPRLRILSPGQQRRRGAPAGGARPRGSARCDRGSWHARCHAMIDIVLCASGSDEVRIVHDLANDPQRRARVVRRCADLAETLAVVAAGIGDVVLIDLSVRGLSRDPLADLLRGAAVVGLRGPDAGDRTGLGLRQVIDSSADVEQILTVIQEALDGGGDRSAAWEQEALSESRGPAGRMIVVWGPGGAPGRSTIAVNLAAEAAAAGEETILVDADTYGPALAQMLGVIDETPGLVAACRAHDRDTLDEGTLEALLPLVQPRLRFLSGVGVPARWPELSRTALDGLWEVLTERGSTVVVDVAAPLEEDEDLSYDTAAPLRNAATVSAVQRADAVVAVTTADPVSITRLLRDHERLTDLGVGDLHVIVNRIGTPVPGDRVRDLIASRVPVAALHLLPDEPATCRAAAWDGALLAETAPRSALRRGIRDIAASSTLLQVDARAEAREPT from the coding sequence ATGCCGGCGGGAGCCAGTGGTCCCCACCGCGGCGGCTACTGGCCCCCGTCGGCACGATCGGCGGTCCCCAAGAGCAAGATTCGGTGGCTCCCACGACTACGAATACTCAGTCCTGGTCAGCAGAGACGACGTGGGGCCCCTGCTGGAGGTGCTCGGCCGCGGGGATCGGCTCGATGTGATCGGGGTTCCTGGCACGCACGGTGTCACGCCATGATCGACATCGTGCTGTGCGCCTCCGGCAGCGATGAGGTGCGAATCGTCCACGACCTCGCCAACGACCCCCAGAGACGTGCCCGAGTGGTGCGTCGCTGTGCTGACCTCGCCGAGACCCTCGCGGTGGTCGCCGCGGGGATCGGAGACGTCGTCCTGATCGACCTGTCCGTGCGCGGTCTCAGCCGCGACCCCCTTGCCGACCTGCTGCGTGGAGCGGCCGTCGTGGGATTGCGCGGGCCCGATGCAGGCGACCGAACCGGTCTGGGCCTACGCCAGGTCATCGACTCCTCCGCGGACGTCGAACAGATCCTCACCGTGATCCAGGAGGCCCTCGACGGAGGTGGGGACCGTAGCGCCGCGTGGGAGCAGGAGGCTCTCTCAGAGAGCCGCGGACCCGCCGGACGGATGATCGTGGTGTGGGGGCCCGGCGGCGCACCGGGGCGCTCCACCATCGCGGTCAACCTCGCCGCGGAGGCCGCTGCCGCCGGTGAAGAGACGATCCTGGTGGACGCGGACACCTACGGTCCGGCCCTGGCCCAGATGCTCGGCGTGATCGACGAGACGCCTGGGCTGGTGGCAGCGTGCCGCGCTCACGACCGCGACACCCTGGACGAGGGCACCCTGGAGGCACTCCTCCCTCTGGTGCAGCCCCGATTGCGCTTCCTCAGCGGGGTCGGGGTCCCCGCTCGGTGGCCAGAACTGAGCCGCACCGCACTGGACGGCCTGTGGGAGGTCCTCACCGAGCGCGGCAGCACCGTGGTGGTGGACGTCGCTGCGCCGCTCGAGGAGGACGAGGACCTCAGCTACGACACCGCCGCGCCATTGCGGAACGCGGCCACCGTCTCCGCCGTGCAACGGGCCGATGCGGTCGTCGCAGTGACCACGGCGGACCCGGTGAGCATCACGCGCCTCCTGCGCGATCATGAGCGACTGACAGATCTCGGCGTGGGGGACCTCCACGTGATCGTCAACCGGATCGGAACCCCCGTTCCCGGTGATCGGGTGCGTGACCTGATCGCCTCCCGGGTCCCCGTAGCAGCTCTCCACCTGCTCCCGGATGAACCCGCCACGTGCAGGGCCGCGGCCTGGGACGGGGCTCTGCTGGCCGAGACCGCTCCACGCTCCGCTCTGCGGCGGGGCATCCGTGACATCGCCGCTTCTTCGACACTCCTGCAGGTCGATGCACGGGCGGAAGCTCGAGAACCTACCTGA
- a CDS encoding SAF domain-containing protein: protein MPVAAPVMRLRRPRWKDPRLIVGIILVLSSVLMGSLLVSRLSATTPVLVARSTIVPGDRIEEGQLAVVELRLGEQEQLYVGSLDAVPEGSVATRTVQAGELLPISALGQAADVPLRPVVIPVDATVAESVVPGAQVELWHTLPADTDGAGGEARMLVEDAVVRRIDEGNALGMRSMAVEVLVNIRLAGVR from the coding sequence ATGCCAGTGGCCGCCCCGGTCATGCGACTGCGCCGACCGCGCTGGAAGGACCCGCGGCTGATCGTCGGGATCATCCTGGTGCTCTCCAGCGTGCTGATGGGGTCACTGCTCGTGTCCCGCCTCTCGGCCACGACGCCCGTGCTGGTCGCCCGCAGCACCATCGTCCCCGGTGACAGGATCGAGGAGGGACAGCTCGCCGTGGTCGAACTGCGCCTGGGGGAGCAGGAGCAGCTCTACGTCGGCTCCCTCGATGCGGTCCCGGAGGGATCGGTCGCCACACGCACCGTCCAGGCCGGTGAGCTGCTTCCCATCTCCGCACTCGGGCAGGCAGCCGACGTACCCCTGCGGCCCGTGGTGATCCCCGTGGACGCCACGGTCGCGGAATCCGTGGTGCCAGGAGCGCAGGTCGAGCTGTGGCACACGCTCCCCGCCGATACCGACGGAGCCGGTGGTGAGGCACGGATGCTGGTCGAGGACGCCGTGGTGCGCCGGATCGACGAGGGCAACGCCCTGGGGATGCGGTCGATGGCCGTCGAGGTCCTGGTGAATATTCGCCTCGCTGGGGTCCGCTGA
- the istA gene encoding IS21 family transposase: protein MVRKIRAKLVLQLRAEGLSGRAISSSQGMSRKSVRAVFEAADAAGIGWGDIADVADEQVYARLFPGRGEHESVFAQPDWEQVHREMARVGVTLKLLHGEYFDATTAAGDPAMGYDRFCRTYQHHVMVTGAASRVGHKAGQSVEVDWSGPTMELADPVTGEVSKVFLFVACLPFSRYAFCFPALDMRQESWLRAHVAMFEALGGTVPRIVPDNLKTGVVKHPREGEIVLNDAYREMAAHYSAAVLPGRVRKPKDKASVENTVAHVATWVIAGLRDQRFTSLPELAAAIGQRMEAYNAEPFQKRPGSRASVFDAEERPLLTPLPAVPYEISTWHYGRRVGRNGHVTFARNFYSAPFAHIGAKVDLRITARTLEIYQGSQRLTSHLLLPETASNEYRTNDADLPAGERFQAWDAQRVRAWADRVGPATVIVIQRIFESVPIVEQGLDPALAVLRLSRRFSVDRVEAACALALTGRVRSPRYAHLHPILATGQDKVAALRPPREEPAEDGGYVRGADYYAGGVR from the coding sequence ATGGTACGGAAGATCAGGGCGAAGCTGGTGCTCCAGCTGCGCGCAGAAGGTCTGTCGGGGCGAGCGATTTCGTCCTCGCAGGGCATGTCCCGCAAGTCCGTGAGGGCGGTGTTCGAGGCCGCTGACGCTGCAGGGATCGGGTGGGGCGATATCGCGGACGTCGCCGATGAGCAGGTGTATGCCCGGTTGTTCCCGGGCCGGGGCGAGCACGAGAGCGTGTTCGCACAGCCGGACTGGGAACAGGTCCATCGAGAGATGGCCAGGGTCGGCGTGACGCTGAAGCTGTTGCACGGCGAGTACTTCGACGCGACCACGGCGGCTGGGGATCCGGCGATGGGGTATGACCGGTTTTGCCGCACCTACCAGCACCACGTCATGGTCACCGGTGCCGCTTCGAGAGTCGGTCACAAGGCCGGCCAGAGCGTGGAGGTCGACTGGTCCGGCCCCACGATGGAGCTGGCCGATCCGGTCACCGGCGAGGTCTCGAAGGTGTTCTTGTTCGTTGCCTGCCTGCCTTTTTCTCGTTACGCGTTCTGCTTCCCGGCGCTGGATATGCGCCAGGAGTCCTGGCTGCGAGCGCACGTAGCGATGTTCGAGGCGCTGGGCGGGACGGTCCCGAGGATCGTTCCGGACAACCTCAAGACCGGTGTGGTGAAGCACCCCCGCGAGGGCGAGATCGTCCTGAACGATGCGTATCGCGAGATGGCAGCGCATTACTCGGCGGCGGTGCTCCCGGGGAGGGTGCGGAAACCGAAAGACAAGGCGAGCGTGGAGAACACCGTCGCGCACGTCGCGACCTGGGTCATCGCCGGGCTGCGGGATCAGCGATTCACGTCCCTGCCCGAACTTGCAGCCGCCATCGGGCAGCGGATGGAGGCCTATAACGCGGAGCCGTTCCAGAAGCGGCCCGGATCCCGCGCCAGCGTGTTCGACGCGGAGGAGCGGCCGCTGCTGACGCCGCTGCCGGCGGTGCCCTACGAGATCTCGACATGGCACTACGGACGACGAGTGGGCAGGAACGGGCACGTCACGTTCGCGCGGAACTTCTACTCCGCGCCGTTCGCGCACATCGGCGCGAAGGTCGATCTGCGCATCACGGCCCGGACGCTGGAGATCTATCAGGGCAGCCAGCGACTGACCAGTCACCTGCTGCTCCCGGAGACCGCGAGCAATGAGTACCGCACCAACGACGCGGACCTACCTGCGGGCGAGCGTTTCCAGGCCTGGGACGCGCAGAGGGTGCGGGCGTGGGCAGATCGGGTCGGGCCGGCCACGGTGATCGTGATCCAGCGGATCTTCGAGTCCGTGCCGATCGTGGAACAGGGCCTGGATCCCGCGTTGGCGGTGCTACGGCTCTCTCGCCGCTTCTCCGTAGATCGGGTCGAGGCGGCCTGCGCACTCGCGCTGACGGGACGGGTCCGTTCACCGCGCTATGCGCATCTGCACCCGATCTTGGCCACCGGGCAGGACAAGGTCGCCGCCCTGCGTCCACCCCGCGAGGAACCCGCGGAAGACGGCGGATACGTCCGTGGCGCCGACTACTACGCCGGAGGTGTCCGGTGA
- a CDS encoding helix-turn-helix transcriptional regulator: MQPRFVPLSDVAEMLSISASQAYALVRSGELRAIKVGGRGQWRVEIAELESYIQRSYAATESHLEQERAREHEGRL; this comes from the coding sequence ATGCAGCCTCGCTTCGTGCCGCTGTCCGACGTCGCCGAGATGCTGTCGATCTCCGCGTCCCAGGCGTATGCACTGGTGCGGTCCGGGGAGCTGCGCGCCATCAAGGTAGGCGGCCGCGGGCAGTGGCGGGTGGAGATCGCCGAGCTCGAGTCGTACATCCAGCGCAGCTACGCCGCTACGGAGAGCCATCTCGAGCAGGAACGCGCCCGGGAGCACGAAGGTCGGCTCTGA
- a CDS encoding ATP-binding protein: MSVIDNDTKRKLREMGATALLDAIDAQDEAHVLGMSFQERLQLIVDEAHSIFNHGKVEGLIRRAGLRYPGADLRRLDLVEERGLNRNVIAQLATCSFIQRQQNVVFQGFTGSGKSYLGCALAKQACQHRLRAHYIRMPDLEEAWALAKDKPQGQTKFLRKYSTFSLLVIDEWLLDHPDEGMRSMLLELLERRYDTGSTVFCTQYPKKDWHARLGGAVHADAIMDRIVHNTIWIDTGDRNMREHTALPQ; this comes from the coding sequence GTGAGCGTGATCGATAACGACACGAAGCGGAAGCTGCGCGAGATGGGCGCGACCGCGCTGCTGGACGCGATCGATGCCCAGGATGAGGCTCACGTGCTGGGGATGTCGTTCCAGGAACGGCTCCAGCTGATCGTGGACGAGGCGCATTCCATCTTCAATCATGGAAAGGTCGAGGGTCTGATCCGCCGGGCGGGGCTGCGTTATCCCGGAGCGGACCTGCGGCGGCTGGATCTGGTCGAGGAACGGGGACTGAACCGGAACGTGATCGCGCAACTGGCAACCTGCTCCTTCATCCAGCGGCAACAGAACGTGGTCTTCCAGGGCTTCACCGGCTCAGGGAAGTCCTACCTCGGCTGCGCGCTGGCGAAGCAGGCCTGCCAGCACCGGCTCCGAGCCCACTACATCCGAATGCCCGACCTCGAAGAGGCCTGGGCCCTGGCAAAGGACAAGCCGCAGGGCCAGACGAAGTTCCTGCGGAAGTACTCCACGTTCTCGCTGCTGGTGATCGACGAGTGGCTGCTGGACCATCCTGACGAGGGAATGCGTTCGATGCTGCTGGAACTGCTCGAGCGCCGCTATGACACCGGCTCGACCGTGTTCTGCACCCAGTACCCGAAGAAGGACTGGCACGCCCGGCTCGGTGGAGCAGTCCACGCCGATGCGATCATGGACCGCATCGTGCACAACACAATCTGGATCGACACCGGCGACAGGAACATGCGAGAACACACCGCACTGCCCCAGTGA